A genomic window from Candidatus Denitrolinea symbiosum includes:
- a CDS encoding prolipoprotein diacylglyceryl transferase: MFPIIQLGPLAVQAAGLFVIASVYLGIVLAEKRAANYGLKPELLDNLLLLSLTAFLIGGRISFLLQRWDSFRASPLDLFSPNPSLFDLAGGLAIGLLAALVFIRRKGLAFWSTLDAATPFFSAVMVGLAAAHLADGSAFGKATSLPWGIELYGATRHPSQIYELIAALLILGLIGLRKPFPAAGVLFLTFAAASAGARLFLEAFRGDSVLVFGGLRLGQILAWLALFLALAGMEKIRSRYTDDTDFADSHGKF, translated from the coding sequence TCCCATCATTCAGCTTGGCCCGCTCGCAGTCCAGGCCGCGGGGCTGTTCGTCATCGCCTCGGTGTATCTCGGCATAGTATTGGCGGAGAAACGCGCCGCGAACTACGGCTTGAAACCCGAACTGCTCGACAATTTGCTCCTGCTTTCGCTCACGGCTTTCCTCATCGGCGGACGGATTTCCTTTCTGCTTCAACGCTGGGACAGTTTCCGCGCCTCTCCGCTCGACCTCTTCTCCCCGAATCCGTCTCTCTTCGACCTGGCGGGCGGACTTGCGATCGGCCTCCTCGCCGCGCTGGTCTTTATCCGCCGCAAGGGACTCGCCTTCTGGTCCACGCTCGACGCGGCGACGCCGTTCTTCTCCGCCGTGATGGTCGGCCTCGCGGCCGCGCATCTCGCGGACGGTTCGGCCTTCGGCAAAGCGACCTCCCTGCCGTGGGGCATCGAACTGTACGGCGCGACGCGGCATCCCAGCCAAATCTACGAACTGATCGCCGCGCTGCTCATCCTCGGTTTGATCGGGCTGCGGAAGCCGTTCCCTGCGGCGGGCGTCCTGTTCCTGACCTTCGCGGCCGCCTCGGCGGGCGCGCGTCTCTTCCTCGAAGCCTTCCGCGGCGACAGCGTCCTCGTCTTCGGCGGCCTGCGGCTCGGACAGATCCTGGCATGGCTGGCGCTTTTCCTCGCGCTGGCGGGGATGGAAAAAATTCGGTCTCGGTACACGGATGACACGGATTTTGCGGATTCGCACGGAAAATTTTAA
- a CDS encoding ribose 5-phosphate isomerase B, whose amino-acid sequence MKIAVACDHAGFPLKEAVLESVRAAGHEPIDLGTNSPDPVDFPDVAVKLGRAVQSGEAERGILLCGSGVGACIAANKMKGVWAAICHDAYSAAQGVQHDNMNVLCLGGRVIGIELVKVLVPAFLSARYLGVDKGGERFERRVRKVRELEKDWH is encoded by the coding sequence ATGAAAATTGCCGTCGCTTGCGATCATGCTGGTTTTCCGTTGAAGGAGGCCGTCCTCGAATCCGTGCGCGCCGCGGGACACGAACCGATTGACCTGGGGACGAATAGTCCCGACCCCGTGGATTTCCCCGACGTTGCCGTAAAGCTTGGGCGCGCCGTCCAGTCGGGCGAGGCGGAGCGCGGGATTCTGCTGTGCGGCTCGGGCGTCGGCGCATGCATCGCCGCGAACAAGATGAAGGGCGTCTGGGCGGCGATCTGTCACGACGCTTACTCCGCCGCGCAGGGCGTCCAACACGACAACATGAACGTGCTGTGCCTCGGCGGACGAGTCATAGGAATCGAACTCGTGAAAGTCCTCGTGCCGGCTTTTTTAAGCGCGCGCTATCTGGGCGTGGACAAGGGCGGCGAACGTTTCGAGCGACGCGTCCGCAAGGTGCGCGAACTGGAAAAAGACTGGCATTGA